One region of Candidatus Dormiibacterota bacterium genomic DNA includes:
- a CDS encoding NADPH:quinone reductase — MRAAYFRRVGPAREVLEVGEIPDPEAGPGQVRVRVAASGINPADVKRRAGMRGELPFPLVVPHDDGAGVIDAVGEGIPPSRVGERVWVYDAQLRGAFGTAAEAVVVSAAQAVPLPGGTGFDAAACLGVPAVTAHRCVHADGPVEGRTVLVQGATGAVGLAAAQLARRAGARVLVTAGSPEKLAALAERGFDEGVVYRSADVGAWARERTGGAGVDRVVDAELGENLGRDLDAVRAGGVICAFGSALNPEPVLPVYAMLGRAAVLRMVLVYLISAEQRAAANAEVTAALEDGSLAPIIGRRFGLEDVAAAHEAVEAGSFGQVVVTP, encoded by the coding sequence GTGAGGGCTGCGTACTTCCGGCGCGTCGGACCGGCGCGCGAGGTGCTGGAGGTCGGCGAGATCCCCGACCCCGAGGCGGGGCCGGGGCAGGTGCGGGTGCGGGTGGCGGCGTCGGGAATCAACCCGGCCGACGTCAAGCGCCGCGCGGGGATGCGCGGCGAGCTGCCCTTCCCCCTGGTGGTGCCTCACGACGACGGTGCCGGGGTGATCGACGCGGTCGGGGAGGGAATCCCGCCGTCGCGGGTCGGGGAGCGGGTCTGGGTGTACGACGCCCAGCTGCGCGGCGCCTTCGGCACCGCCGCCGAGGCGGTGGTCGTGTCCGCGGCGCAGGCGGTGCCGCTGCCCGGGGGAACCGGGTTCGACGCCGCCGCGTGCCTGGGGGTGCCGGCGGTGACCGCGCATCGCTGCGTGCACGCGGACGGCCCGGTGGAGGGCCGCACCGTCCTCGTCCAGGGGGCCACCGGCGCGGTCGGGCTCGCCGCGGCGCAGCTGGCGCGGCGGGCCGGCGCCCGGGTGCTGGTGACCGCCGGGTCGCCGGAGAAGCTCGCCGCGCTGGCGGAGCGGGGCTTCGACGAGGGCGTGGTCTACCGCAGCGCCGACGTCGGGGCGTGGGCGCGCGAGCGCACCGGCGGCGCGGGCGTCGACCGGGTGGTCGACGCCGAGCTCGGCGAGAACCTCGGCCGCGATCTCGACGCGGTCCGCGCCGGCGGGGTGATCTGCGCCTTCGGGTCGGCGCTGAACCCGGAGCCGGTGCTGCCGGTGTACGCGATGCTGGGCAGGGCCGCGGTGCTCCGCATGGTGCTCGTGTACCTGATCTCGGCGGAGCAGCGGGCGGCGGCGAACGCGGAGGTGACGGCGGCGCTGGAGGACGGCAGCCTGGCCCCGATCATCGGCCGGCGCTTTGGCCTGGAGGACGTCGCCGCCGCCCACGAGGCCGTCGAGGCGGGCTCGTTCGGACAGGTGGTGGTGACGCCGTAG
- a CDS encoding TetR/AcrR family transcriptional regulator has translation MSQHTASADGAPRPGRQAGGTARSVPQQRKPTVVRTREILEVAARLFAERGYAETTMRNICSAVGLTLGSLYYHVESKEAVLVHIVTDTGGAFVADMRRICERDVPVVECAYEVARRWMYEVDHFRDQWRVLVREQWRIRGPQYRQVLDLRRETEVLVELLLERGVREGSIRPHDVRLTSMAIAGLMNSTLQWYQPGARLDPDTIADHYMTLVLRGIVTQELHARLPLGTRAASAGNGQGERRQDG, from the coding sequence ATGAGCCAGCACACAGCGTCCGCGGACGGCGCCCCTCGCCCCGGCCGGCAGGCCGGCGGCACCGCCCGGTCGGTGCCGCAGCAGCGCAAGCCGACCGTCGTGCGCACCCGCGAGATCCTCGAGGTCGCCGCCCGGCTGTTCGCCGAGCGCGGCTACGCGGAGACCACGATGCGAAACATCTGTTCCGCGGTGGGGCTGACCCTGGGCTCGCTCTACTACCACGTGGAGAGCAAGGAGGCGGTGCTCGTCCACATCGTCACCGACACCGGCGGCGCCTTCGTCGCGGACATGCGGCGGATCTGCGAGCGCGACGTGCCCGTGGTCGAGTGCGCCTACGAGGTCGCCCGCCGCTGGATGTACGAGGTCGACCACTTCCGCGACCAGTGGCGGGTGCTGGTGCGCGAGCAGTGGCGCATCCGCGGTCCCCAGTACCGCCAGGTCCTCGACCTCCGCCGCGAGACCGAGGTGCTGGTCGAGCTGCTGCTCGAGCGCGGCGTCCGCGAGGGCAGCATCCGCCCCCACGACGTCCGGCTCACCAGCATGGCCATCGCCGGGCTGATGAACTCCACCCTGCAGTGGTACCAGCCGGGCGCGCGGCTCGACCCCGACACCATCGCCGACCACTACATGACCCTCGTGCTGAGGGGCATCGTCACCCAGGAGCTGCACGCTCGCCTGCCGCTGGGCACGCGGGCGGCGAGCGCAGGCAACGGGCAAGGAGAAAGGAGACAGGATGGCTGA
- a CDS encoding GAF domain-containing protein, which produces MPRRMTRADHSAARIAVADLRRMTEASRSLVGLLDASVVARRAACRFGPIVGTDATGVSLREGPRLMVTRGAWRVRTPGVRNGLEVAYGDGVAGKVLQHRLSVSVADFETEPEISPRLVDHMVRQEGIHAILGVPIIHRGRVIGVLYALNRTPGDVGDRARRLAEEFAAELGPTLGAAMGAQRTARLSAMEERQRLSRDLHDNLSPLLFGIGSAAQRASTTLGGGAPDVVEQIRAIEAQASQAASSLRDILRALAPAACDDGLPAVIGLDVRGFATFTGTATDFAVLGEAYPLSSEQEGVLLAVVREGLHNVGKHAGASTVLVTMHYGEESAEVLVQDDGRGLPEDFQVTHVPRDGEHYGLASLSQRLARVGGELSLQSNADGGMTLCGSVPTFAASAGAPSPTDPLQ; this is translated from the coding sequence GTGCCGCGGCGCATGACCCGCGCCGACCACAGCGCCGCGCGCATCGCCGTCGCCGACCTGCGGCGGATGACCGAGGCGTCGCGCAGCCTGGTGGGGCTGCTCGACGCCTCCGTCGTCGCCCGGCGGGCGGCCTGCCGCTTCGGCCCCATCGTCGGCACCGACGCGACCGGGGTGAGCCTGCGCGAGGGCCCGCGGCTCATGGTCACCCGCGGCGCCTGGCGGGTGCGCACCCCGGGGGTGCGCAACGGCCTCGAGGTGGCGTACGGCGACGGTGTCGCCGGCAAGGTGCTGCAGCACCGGCTGTCGGTGTCGGTCGCCGACTTCGAGACCGAGCCGGAGATCTCGCCCCGGCTGGTCGATCACATGGTCCGCCAGGAGGGGATCCACGCCATCCTCGGGGTGCCGATCATCCATCGCGGCCGGGTGATCGGGGTCCTCTATGCCCTGAATCGCACACCCGGCGACGTCGGCGACCGCGCCCGGCGGCTTGCCGAGGAGTTCGCCGCCGAGCTGGGCCCGACGTTGGGAGCCGCGATGGGCGCGCAGCGGACCGCCCGGCTCAGCGCGATGGAGGAGCGGCAGCGGCTCTCCCGCGACCTCCACGACAACCTCAGCCCGCTGCTCTTCGGCATCGGCAGCGCGGCGCAGCGCGCCAGCACCACCCTGGGAGGTGGCGCGCCCGACGTGGTGGAGCAGATCCGCGCCATCGAGGCGCAGGCGTCACAGGCGGCCTCCTCGCTGCGCGACATCCTCCGCGCGCTCGCGCCGGCCGCCTGCGACGACGGCCTCCCGGCGGTGATCGGCCTGGACGTGCGCGGCTTCGCGACGTTCACCGGCACCGCCACCGACTTCGCGGTCCTCGGCGAGGCGTATCCGCTGAGCAGCGAGCAGGAGGGGGTGCTGCTCGCGGTGGTGCGCGAGGGGCTCCACAACGTGGGCAAGCACGCCGGGGCGTCGACGGTGCTGGTCACCATGCACTACGGCGAGGAGAGCGCCGAGGTCCTGGTGCAGGACGACGGGCGCGGCCTTCCCGAGGACTTCCAGGTCACCCACGTGCCCCGGGACGGTGAGCACTACGGGCTCGCGTCGCTGAGCCAGCGGCTGGCCCGGGTCGGCGGCGAGCTCTCCCTTCAGAGCAACGCCGACGGCGGCATGACCCTCTGCGGCAGCGTGCCCACGTTCGCCGCCTCGGCGGGAGCCCCCTCACCGACCGATCCTCTACAGTAG
- a CDS encoding long-chain fatty acid--CoA ligase, translating into MNLGDILTNASRVYPDTTALVWDEGGGRRSYRELNQRADALAGALAGDLGVGHGDRVAVMMYNGPTLLEAMFAVWKAGATVVPLNARFTAEEIAYHVADSGARVLIGGADFAATLTGMRDRIGAETLVLEGGGDGAADLGGLAAAHAGQPFTTVDVADDDVAWIAYTSGTTGRPKGAMLTHGALTFVAVSWLADLQHLEPEDVGLYAAPLTHGAGIMALAFTMKACTQVLLQPTGFDAARFLATIARERVTHTWLVPTQVKMVLDHPGLDGADLSTLRTIVYGGAPMHVEHLREAIRRIGPVFVQLFAQTESPMTATHLRAQEHIVEGPGSERLASCGHVRSGMEVAIVDGDDRPVAAGETGEICVRGPALMKGYWQRPEATAETLRGGWLHTGDIGRLDDHGYLYIMDRSKDMLISGGLNVYPREIEEVLLRHPAVSECAVIGIPDDRWGETAMAVVVLADGVEVTASDLKSFASEHLAPYKKPRAFEFVGALPKTTYGKIDKKALRAPHWAGRERMV; encoded by the coding sequence ATGAACCTCGGTGACATCCTCACCAACGCGTCACGGGTGTATCCCGACACCACCGCCCTCGTCTGGGACGAGGGCGGTGGGCGTCGCAGCTACCGCGAGCTGAACCAGCGCGCCGACGCCCTCGCCGGCGCGCTGGCCGGCGATCTCGGCGTCGGTCACGGCGACCGGGTCGCGGTGATGATGTACAACGGCCCGACCCTGCTCGAGGCCATGTTCGCGGTGTGGAAGGCGGGGGCGACGGTGGTGCCGCTCAACGCCCGCTTCACCGCCGAGGAGATCGCCTACCACGTCGCCGACTCCGGGGCCCGGGTGCTCATCGGAGGCGCCGACTTCGCCGCCACCCTCACCGGCATGCGTGACCGGATCGGGGCGGAGACGCTGGTGCTCGAGGGCGGCGGCGACGGTGCCGCCGACCTCGGCGGGCTGGCGGCGGCGCACGCCGGGCAGCCCTTCACCACCGTGGACGTGGCCGACGACGACGTCGCCTGGATCGCGTACACGTCGGGCACCACCGGACGGCCCAAGGGCGCGATGCTCACCCACGGCGCGCTCACCTTCGTGGCGGTGTCCTGGCTGGCCGACCTGCAGCACCTCGAGCCCGAGGACGTCGGCCTCTACGCGGCACCGCTCACCCACGGGGCCGGGATCATGGCGCTCGCCTTCACCATGAAGGCCTGCACCCAGGTGCTGCTCCAGCCCACCGGCTTCGACGCCGCCCGCTTCCTGGCGACGATCGCTCGCGAGCGGGTCACCCACACCTGGCTGGTGCCGACCCAGGTCAAGATGGTGCTCGACCATCCCGGGCTGGACGGCGCCGACCTCTCCACCCTGCGCACCATCGTCTACGGTGGCGCGCCGATGCACGTCGAGCACCTCCGGGAGGCGATCCGGCGGATCGGCCCGGTGTTCGTGCAGCTCTTCGCACAGACCGAGTCGCCGATGACCGCCACCCATCTCCGGGCCCAGGAGCACATCGTCGAGGGCCCGGGCAGCGAGCGGCTCGCCTCCTGCGGCCACGTGCGCTCGGGCATGGAGGTGGCCATCGTCGACGGCGACGACCGTCCCGTCGCCGCCGGCGAGACCGGCGAGATCTGCGTGCGCGGACCGGCGCTGATGAAGGGGTACTGGCAGCGGCCCGAGGCCACCGCCGAGACCCTGCGCGGCGGCTGGCTGCACACCGGCGACATCGGCCGCCTCGACGACCACGGCTACCTGTACATCATGGACCGGTCCAAGGACATGCTCATCTCCGGCGGGCTCAACGTCTATCCGCGCGAGATCGAGGAGGTGCTGCTGCGCCATCCCGCGGTCTCGGAGTGCGCGGTCATCGGCATCCCCGACGATCGCTGGGGCGAGACCGCGATGGCGGTGGTGGTGCTGGCGGACGGCGTGGAGGTGACCGCCTCCGACCTGAAGAGCTTCGCGAGCGAGCACCTCGCCCCCTACAAGAAGCCGCGAGCCTTCGAGTTCGTCGGCGCGCTGCCCAAGACGACCTACGGGAAGATCGACAAGAAGGCGCTGCGCGCGCCCCACTGGGCGGGTCGCGAGCGCATGGTCTGA
- a CDS encoding dodecin family protein produces the protein MADTVYRVTDLVGVSSDSWEAAAQVAVETAAKTLRDLRVAEVVKLDCTIEDGKVAKFRTRLNVSFKYEGGGD, from the coding sequence ATGGCCGACACCGTGTATCGCGTCACCGATCTCGTGGGCGTGAGCAGCGACTCCTGGGAGGCGGCGGCCCAGGTTGCGGTCGAGACCGCGGCGAAGACGCTGCGAGACCTGCGGGTGGCCGAGGTCGTGAAGCTCGACTGCACCATCGAGGACGGGAAGGTGGCGAAATTCCGCACCCGGCTCAACGTATCGTTCAAGTACGAGGGCGGCGGCGACTAG
- a CDS encoding patatin-like phospholipase family protein → MPTPTRVGLVLSGGGARGAYEIGVLSVLAPILEARNERPQIIVGTSAGAINAALLAAGAHLPFGDAIQRAEGTWQMTRYEDVLGPLISLGELKRLLLYGLELAGVPGASVPSLLDSGPQSQTLASRIGFDRVARNVTEGRLQSVAAVATSYRTNRSVVFHHGGSPPPHDPVRGIDYVATRLSEVHVRASAAIPVLFPAVEVTRPSRAAGWYGDGGTRLNTPLKPALRLGADRLVVIGLNSIAGTREPTDGERPDIFAGAAQMLQAGLADQLANDVATLVMVNQLLARGNTPAAAQVPGARRPVPYIFVAPPGGDTVGRLAGEIHRRYFAGLGGLRRSRDLHLLGRVLDVGRNPQRGEVLSYLLFAREFFDPMMDLGRADARRWLAGRPAADPWRCEDLPGGEAPAPTDGLVSSRRRPRT, encoded by the coding sequence ATGCCCACACCGACACGGGTCGGCCTCGTCCTCTCCGGCGGCGGCGCACGGGGGGCCTACGAGATCGGCGTCCTCTCCGTCCTCGCCCCGATCCTCGAGGCCCGCAACGAGCGCCCGCAGATCATCGTCGGCACCAGCGCCGGCGCCATCAACGCCGCCCTCCTCGCCGCCGGCGCCCACCTCCCCTTCGGGGACGCAATCCAGCGCGCCGAGGGCACCTGGCAGATGACCCGGTACGAGGACGTCCTCGGCCCGCTCATCTCCCTCGGCGAGCTGAAGCGCCTGCTCCTCTACGGCCTCGAGCTCGCCGGCGTCCCCGGGGCCAGCGTCCCGAGCCTGCTCGACTCGGGCCCGCAGTCGCAGACCCTGGCCAGCAGAATCGGCTTCGACCGCGTCGCCCGCAACGTCACCGAGGGCAGGCTGCAGTCGGTGGCCGCGGTGGCGACGTCGTACCGCACCAACCGGAGCGTCGTCTTCCACCACGGCGGATCACCGCCGCCGCACGACCCGGTCCGCGGCATCGACTACGTCGCCACCCGGCTGAGCGAGGTGCACGTGCGCGCATCGGCGGCGATCCCGGTGCTCTTCCCCGCGGTCGAGGTCACCCGCCCCTCACGGGCCGCCGGCTGGTACGGCGACGGCGGCACCCGGCTCAACACCCCGCTCAAGCCGGCGCTCCGGCTCGGCGCCGACCGGCTGGTGGTGATCGGCCTCAACTCGATCGCCGGCACCCGCGAGCCCACCGACGGCGAACGCCCCGACATCTTCGCCGGGGCGGCGCAGATGCTCCAGGCCGGCCTCGCCGACCAGCTCGCCAACGACGTGGCCACGCTGGTCATGGTCAACCAGCTCCTCGCCCGCGGGAACACCCCCGCCGCCGCGCAGGTCCCCGGCGCCCGCCGGCCGGTCCCGTACATCTTCGTGGCGCCGCCCGGCGGCGACACCGTGGGCCGGCTCGCCGGCGAGATCCACCGGCGGTACTTCGCGGGCCTGGGCGGGCTGCGCCGGTCCCGCGACCTCCACCTGCTCGGCCGTGTCCTCGACGTCGGGCGCAACCCGCAGCGCGGCGAGGTGCTCAGCTACCTCCTCTTCGCCCGCGAGTTCTTCGACCCGATGATGGACCTCGGCCGCGCCGACGCCCGGCGATGGCTCGCGGGCCGACCCGCCGCCGACCCGTGGCGGTGCGAGGACCTGCCCGGCGGCGAGGCCCCCGCACCCACCGACGGTCTGGTCTCTAGTCGCCGCCGCCCTCGTACTTGA
- the lon gene encoding endopeptidase La, protein MTELNSELLPVLPLDDVVVLPHMTVTLALNDDAQKAAVEAAGRGNRLVLLVPRIEGRFARVGTVARVESSGRLPTGVEVAIFKGEHRGRPGGGQADIEGALWVQVERLPETGDDTDRVRELAREYRALIESVLESRGAPGAVQFVRNARNPSHLADLAGYSPELSTDQKIEVLETLDVEQRLTSLIEWTRQNLADASLKEQIRSKVSEGMEKTQRDFLLRQQMEAIRKELGEGSGDVVSTYRSRVAEAGMPEAVRTEVERELDRLERTSEQNPENGWIRTYLDWMLDLPWDVRSEDNYDLTEARRILDEDHTGLEDVKDRILEFLAVRKLRQERGLEVLGGRGSGAIITLVGPPGVGKTSLGESVARALGRKFARVSLGGVHDEAEIRGHRRTYIGALPGRIVRALKEAGTKNPVIMLDEIDKVGGDWRGDPSAALLEVLDPAQNHSFRDHYLEVDLDLSEVLFIPTANVWETIPAPLLDRMELIRLDGYTEQEKVAIARDHLLPRQVARAGLRPEEVSVTDAALLRVMSDHTREAGVRNLERELGKLTRKVATGFATGRLTPPVRIDGDQVREYLGKPKVDNEVAERTAVPGVATGLAVTGTGGDVLFVEATSTPGRGLTLTGQLGDVMKESAQIALSYVRSHAVELGIDPSAAARAFHIHVPAGAIPKDGPSAGVTMTTAIVSLLSGRPVRSTVGMTGEVTLQGLVLPIGGVKQKVLAAHRMGLREVILPRRNQNDIDDVPESVRNDMTFHLATRVEDVLAVALEGEAHAGSLRAA, encoded by the coding sequence ATGACCGAGCTGAACTCCGAACTCCTCCCCGTGCTGCCCCTCGACGACGTCGTGGTGCTGCCCCACATGACCGTCACCCTGGCGCTGAACGACGACGCCCAGAAGGCGGCCGTCGAGGCCGCGGGGCGGGGCAACCGGCTGGTGCTGCTGGTGCCGCGCATCGAGGGCCGATTCGCCCGCGTGGGCACCGTGGCCCGGGTGGAGAGCTCCGGCCGGCTGCCCACCGGCGTCGAGGTGGCCATCTTCAAAGGTGAGCACCGCGGCCGTCCCGGCGGTGGCCAGGCCGACATCGAGGGCGCCCTCTGGGTGCAGGTCGAGCGTCTGCCGGAGACGGGGGACGACACCGACCGGGTGCGTGAGCTGGCGCGCGAGTACCGAGCGCTGATCGAGAGCGTGCTCGAGTCGCGGGGCGCGCCGGGAGCGGTGCAGTTCGTCCGGAACGCCCGCAACCCCAGCCACCTCGCCGACCTCGCCGGCTACTCGCCCGAGCTCAGCACCGACCAGAAGATCGAGGTGCTGGAGACGCTCGACGTCGAGCAGCGGCTGACCAGCCTCATCGAGTGGACCAGGCAGAACCTCGCCGACGCGTCGCTGAAGGAGCAGATCCGCAGCAAGGTGTCCGAGGGGATGGAGAAGACCCAGCGCGACTTCCTGCTGCGCCAGCAGATGGAGGCGATCCGCAAGGAGCTGGGCGAGGGCAGCGGCGACGTGGTCTCCACGTACCGCAGCCGGGTGGCCGAGGCGGGCATGCCCGAGGCGGTGCGCACCGAGGTGGAGCGCGAGCTCGACCGGCTGGAGCGCACCAGCGAGCAGAACCCGGAGAACGGCTGGATCCGGACCTACCTGGACTGGATGCTCGACCTGCCCTGGGACGTCCGGTCGGAGGACAACTACGACCTGACCGAGGCGAGGCGCATCCTCGACGAGGACCACACCGGCCTCGAGGACGTGAAGGACCGCATCCTCGAGTTCCTGGCGGTGCGCAAGCTGCGCCAGGAGCGTGGCCTCGAGGTGCTCGGCGGCCGCGGCTCGGGCGCGATCATCACCCTGGTGGGCCCGCCCGGCGTGGGCAAGACCTCGCTCGGGGAGTCGGTCGCGCGTGCGCTCGGACGCAAGTTCGCGCGGGTGTCGCTCGGCGGCGTGCACGACGAGGCGGAGATCCGCGGTCACCGGCGCACCTACATCGGGGCGCTGCCGGGACGGATCGTGCGCGCGCTGAAGGAGGCCGGCACCAAGAACCCGGTCATCATGCTCGACGAGATCGACAAGGTCGGCGGAGACTGGCGGGGCGACCCGTCCGCGGCGCTGCTCGAGGTGCTCGATCCCGCGCAGAACCACAGCTTCCGCGACCACTACCTCGAGGTCGACCTCGACCTCTCCGAGGTGCTCTTCATCCCCACGGCGAACGTGTGGGAGACGATCCCGGCGCCGCTGCTCGACCGCATGGAGCTGATCCGGCTCGACGGCTACACCGAGCAGGAGAAGGTGGCGATCGCCCGCGATCACCTGCTTCCCCGGCAGGTGGCCCGCGCCGGCCTGCGTCCGGAGGAGGTCAGCGTCACCGACGCCGCCCTGCTCAGGGTGATGAGCGACCACACCCGCGAGGCGGGGGTGCGCAACCTCGAGCGCGAGCTCGGCAAGCTCACCCGCAAGGTGGCCACCGGCTTCGCCACCGGGCGGCTGACGCCGCCGGTGCGGATCGACGGCGACCAGGTGCGCGAGTACCTGGGCAAGCCGAAGGTCGACAACGAGGTCGCCGAGCGCACCGCGGTGCCGGGGGTGGCCACGGGGCTCGCGGTCACCGGCACCGGTGGCGACGTGCTCTTCGTGGAGGCCACCAGCACCCCGGGCCGGGGTCTGACCCTGACCGGACAGCTGGGCGACGTCATGAAGGAGTCGGCGCAGATCGCGCTGTCCTACGTGCGCTCCCACGCCGTGGAGCTGGGCATCGACCCGTCCGCGGCGGCGAGGGCGTTCCACATCCACGTTCCCGCGGGCGCCATCCCCAAGGACGGCCCGTCGGCCGGGGTCACCATGACCACGGCGATCGTCAGCCTGCTCAGCGGCCGACCGGTGCGGAGCACCGTGGGGATGACCGGCGAGGTGACGCTGCAGGGCCTGGTGCTGCCGATCGGCGGGGTGAAGCAGAAGGTGCTCGCCGCGCACCGGATGGGGCTGCGCGAGGTGATCCTCCCGCGGCGGAACCAGAACGACATCGACGACGTGCCCGAGAGCGTGCGCAACGACATGACCTTCCACCTGGCGACCCGGGTCGAGGACGTGCTCGCCGTGGCGCTCGAGGGGGAGGCGCACGCCGGCTCGCTGAGGGCCGCGTAG
- a CDS encoding DUF5938 domain-containing protein: MGTNKPVVVYGANGYTGRLVCEYLREYNLPFIAAGRDASRVRSVLESVPGIETADYEVREVEHSVGALTELFSGAKVVCNMVGPFITYGPQAAEAALNAGCHYLDTTGEQDWCMVADERFGARFAEKGLLISPSCAHQFTTSDIAAHICLETTGVDSLDILSIWGGMPTKASTATIFTILMADHHYLEQNQYVKYPPAAYFEVVLPGQHQTALVMSNWSSPHPVWHRRNPRVANCKVLGGVFNRAVMEQVVQMAQMVEEKIKPLDPDGQRKALADVAAQVQAGMPPRENHRVNRSLDSVYATGPHKSVHCVIRGSSNYKQTALYQAFCAHNLVIGRPRAVGFASVCQAFGHREALGVQQSFGLLGEPVVTGQVSQVPAPVSASDLGRLNGAGVPAQVLQAVH; this comes from the coding sequence GTGGGCACCAACAAACCTGTCGTCGTCTATGGAGCGAACGGGTACACGGGAAGGCTCGTCTGCGAGTACCTGCGCGAGTACAACCTCCCCTTCATCGCCGCCGGCCGCGACGCGTCACGGGTCCGCAGCGTGCTGGAGAGCGTGCCGGGGATCGAGACCGCGGACTACGAGGTCCGGGAGGTCGAGCACTCGGTGGGAGCGCTCACCGAGCTCTTCTCGGGCGCCAAGGTCGTGTGCAACATGGTCGGGCCGTTCATCACCTACGGCCCCCAGGCCGCCGAGGCGGCGCTGAACGCCGGCTGCCACTACCTCGACACCACCGGCGAGCAGGACTGGTGCATGGTCGCCGACGAGAGGTTCGGCGCCCGCTTCGCCGAGAAGGGGCTGCTGATCTCGCCCTCCTGCGCGCACCAGTTCACCACCAGCGACATCGCCGCCCACATCTGCCTGGAGACCACCGGGGTCGACAGCCTCGACATCCTCTCCATCTGGGGCGGGATGCCGACCAAGGCGTCGACGGCGACGATCTTCACCATCCTCATGGCCGACCACCACTACCTCGAGCAGAACCAGTACGTGAAGTACCCGCCGGCGGCGTACTTCGAGGTGGTGCTGCCCGGACAGCATCAGACCGCGCTGGTGATGTCGAACTGGTCGTCCCCGCACCCGGTCTGGCACCGGCGCAACCCGCGCGTCGCCAACTGCAAGGTGCTCGGCGGCGTGTTCAACCGCGCGGTCATGGAGCAGGTCGTCCAGATGGCGCAGATGGTCGAGGAGAAGATCAAGCCACTGGACCCGGACGGCCAGCGCAAGGCGCTCGCCGACGTGGCCGCCCAGGTGCAGGCGGGGATGCCGCCCCGGGAGAACCACCGGGTCAACCGGTCGCTCGACTCCGTGTACGCCACCGGGCCGCACAAGTCGGTGCACTGCGTGATCCGCGGCTCCAGCAACTACAAGCAGACCGCGCTGTACCAGGCCTTCTGCGCGCACAACCTGGTGATCGGCCGGCCCCGCGCCGTCGGCTTCGCCTCGGTGTGCCAGGCCTTCGGGCACCGCGAGGCGCTCGGCGTGCAGCAGAGCTTCGGCCTCCTCGGCGAGCCGGTCGTCACCGGCCAGGTGAGCCAGGTGCCGGCGCCGGTGTCCGCGTCGGACCTGGGCAGGCTCAACGGCGCCGGCGTTCCCGCGCAGGTGCTGCAGGCCGTGCACTGA
- a CDS encoding SDR family oxidoreductase produces the protein MAELQGKRTLVTGAASGIGRQIAELFVEEGAQVMLQDISAGVKEIADSLGCPSVTGDVSRGEDVKRAIDAASAAFGGLDVLVSNAGIEQVVSLLDHEEADFDQILQVNIKSVWFGIKYGAPAIIASGGGNIVNMSSVAGLGGCPMFGAYAATKAAVVSLTRTAAAELRDAGVRVNCVCPAFLDTPMVTERAFGKLAAAFGDLGPILQAKQGRLGTPREAAQAVLFLATDRASFVNGAHITVDNVLSERLL, from the coding sequence ATGGCTGAGCTGCAGGGAAAGCGCACCCTGGTCACCGGCGCGGCGTCGGGCATCGGGCGGCAGATCGCCGAGCTCTTCGTCGAGGAGGGGGCGCAGGTGATGCTCCAGGACATCAGCGCCGGGGTGAAGGAGATCGCCGACAGCCTCGGCTGCCCCTCGGTCACCGGTGACGTGTCCAGGGGCGAGGACGTGAAGAGGGCGATCGACGCCGCCTCCGCGGCCTTCGGCGGCCTCGACGTGCTGGTGAGCAACGCCGGCATCGAGCAGGTGGTCAGCCTCCTCGACCACGAGGAGGCGGACTTCGACCAGATCCTCCAGGTCAACATCAAGAGCGTGTGGTTCGGGATCAAGTACGGGGCGCCGGCGATCATCGCGTCGGGCGGCGGCAACATCGTGAACATGTCCTCGGTCGCCGGGCTCGGGGGCTGTCCCATGTTCGGCGCCTACGCGGCCACCAAGGCGGCGGTGGTGTCGCTCACCCGGACCGCGGCGGCCGAGCTGCGCGACGCCGGCGTGCGGGTGAACTGCGTCTGCCCCGCGTTCCTCGACACCCCGATGGTGACCGAGCGGGCCTTCGGCAAGCTGGCGGCGGCCTTCGGCGACCTGGGCCCCATCCTCCAGGCCAAGCAGGGACGGCTGGGGACCCCCCGCGAGGCCGCCCAGGCGGTGCTCTTCCTCGCCACCGACCGCGCCTCGTTCGTCAACGGTGCCCACATCACTGTCGACAACGTCCTCAGCGAGCGGCTGCTGTAG